The proteins below come from a single Rosa rugosa chromosome 2, drRosRugo1.1, whole genome shotgun sequence genomic window:
- the LOC133729620 gene encoding uncharacterized protein LOC133729620 codes for MIGRKIPGAGDSKSAKAEESESEEIEDILEGLKIWASSTRSAKRARRAKRARRARRGRRYGSKVKVWKVNAPAIILPVAIKPETVTIPGKNGADPVKISFFDCSVPYKPKIRRGMFPFFFFFLFFFFEIATKLCLISLGTESTYLINQTVEFFFFLFGGNS; via the exons ATGATAGGCAGGAAAATCCCAGGCGCCGGAGACAGCAAATCTGCTAAGGCTGAGGAGAGCGAGAGCGAGGAGATCGAGGATATTTTAGAAGGACTCAAAATATGGGCATCGAGCACGAGGAGTGCAAAGAGAGCAAGGAGAGCAAAAAGAGCAAGGAGAGCACGACGCGGCCGGAGATATG GTAGCAAGGTCAAGGTCTGGAAAGTAAACGCACCTGCTATAATTCTACCCG TGGCAATAAAACCAGAGACCGTCACTATTCCTGGCAAAAATG GTGCTGATCCTGTTAAAATCTCCTTTTTCGATT GTTCAGTCCCATATAAGCCAAAGATCCGCAGAGgtatgtttccttttttttttttttttcttttcttcttttttgagatTGCAACTAAGTTGTGCTTGATTAGCTTAGGCACTGAATCTACTTACCTGATAAATCAAACtgttgaatttttcttttttctttttgggggCAATTCTTGA
- the LOC133729621 gene encoding uncharacterized protein LOC133729621, which yields MAFPSFSVLVTEEVGKFLTGKYSYGPSPSDEWFKQGKIVLIFLLVLVRRSDLGLAMGADSQAAADVFRALSIMGLKSQLSSDDELLVVRLWKGLQCYCYSDSRF from the exons ATGGCCTTTCCAAGTTTTTCAGTACTAGTAACTGAGGAAGTGGGTAAGTTTTTGACAGGAAAGTATTCATATGGACCAAGCCCTTCTGATGAATGGTTCAAGCAGGGGAAGATA GTGCTTATATTTCTCTTGGTTCTGGTGAGAAGGTCCGATCTTGGACTTGCAATGGGTGCTGATTCTCAGGCAGCTGCTGATGTTTTTAG AGCATTGTCAATCATGGGGTTGAAAAGCCAGCTATCCAGTGATGATGAACTTCTGGTTGTTCGTCTTTGGAAGGGTCTTCAATGCTATTGCTATAGTGATTCAAGATTTTGA
- the LOC133733718 gene encoding CASP-like protein 1C2 → MITSWRIFTFLLRLLALAATLVATIVMVTSHDSTNVLNLTFKAKFSNSPAFKYFVVVEAIACAYNLVIMFLASKGSLWRLVIILDVVVAVLLASSVSSALAIAYVGKKGNTHAGWLPICGQVPKFCKHVTAALVAGFIAAILYFLLVIYTLYTVLHPLFVVSKS, encoded by the exons ATGATCACCAGCTGGAGGATCTTCACCTTTCTGCTCAGGCTACTAGCCTTGGCTGCAACTCTGGTTGCCACCATTGTAATGGTTACAAGCCATGACTCTACAAATGTCTTGAACTTAACGTTCAAGGCCAAATTCAGCAACTCACCAGCTTTCAA GTACTTTGTGGTTGTGGAAGCAATTGCCTGCGCGTACAACCTTGTCATTATGTTTCTTGCTTCCAAGGGCTCGCTTTGGCGCTTGGTTATCATCCTCGACGTG GTTGTAGCGGTGTTACTTGCTTCAAGTGTGTCATCGGCCTTGGCAATAGCATATGTGGGGAAGAAAGGAAACACGCACGCTGGTTGGCTTCCGATTTGTGGACAAGTCCCAAAGTTCTGCAAGCATGTCACTGCTGCTCTTGTTGCTGGCTTCATTGCAGCAATCCTGTATTTTCTTCTTGTTATCTATACCCTCTACACTGTTCTCCATCCTCTATTTGTTGTAAGTAAGTCTTGA